From Algoriphagus sp. NG3, the proteins below share one genomic window:
- a CDS encoding tetratricopeptide repeat protein produces MKKLILSMALIGATTLAFGQKKVVRSAGKNFKSGDLPAAMADIEAASADPDTGSDPATYLLKAQIETKMFGSDSSNTASTVETGQQAFATYMEAFEMGGSDKESGVGKDIFAEDMPGVPDNLRPYSIFTLKNVAFDKALERYNEDDQEMAYEFFDLAGEIDKSDTVVHYNAGYIANELGKTEEAKKHFGYLLDIEEYNKLNIYYLMVQILSGNDKNPEAAYDMIMAGREEYPEDKILAEYEIQLLLQLNKMDEAMASIQEALKNDPENAGILLRSGYLKEQSGDVEGALEDYKKSVEVDPEFYDGNYYTGALLLDKSLKVLNELNALPDDEWEAKSKSMTDEANGYYKEAAVYFEKALDIKPENTEVMAILFQVHTRLKNEEEAEKYNKMLIELKGANWQDNM; encoded by the coding sequence ATGAAGAAGCTAATTCTATCAATGGCCTTGATCGGTGCAACGACCCTGGCTTTTGGACAAAAAAAAGTGGTTCGTTCTGCAGGGAAGAACTTCAAATCAGGGGATTTACCTGCTGCAATGGCTGATATCGAGGCTGCGAGCGCTGATCCAGATACTGGAAGTGACCCCGCTACTTATCTACTTAAGGCCCAAATCGAAACCAAGATGTTTGGTTCTGATTCCTCTAATACCGCTTCCACGGTGGAAACCGGGCAGCAGGCATTTGCTACTTACATGGAAGCTTTTGAAATGGGAGGAAGTGATAAAGAAAGTGGGGTAGGTAAGGATATTTTTGCTGAGGACATGCCTGGTGTGCCGGATAATCTCAGACCATATTCCATCTTTACCTTGAAAAATGTCGCCTTCGACAAAGCTTTGGAAAGATACAATGAAGACGATCAGGAGATGGCTTATGAATTCTTCGACCTGGCTGGTGAGATTGACAAATCTGATACTGTAGTACATTATAACGCAGGATATATTGCCAATGAGCTAGGCAAAACTGAAGAGGCTAAAAAGCATTTTGGATACCTTTTGGATATCGAAGAATACAACAAGCTGAACATTTATTACCTAATGGTGCAGATATTAAGCGGTAATGATAAAAATCCAGAAGCTGCCTATGATATGATCATGGCAGGTAGAGAGGAATATCCTGAAGATAAAATCCTTGCTGAGTATGAAATCCAATTATTGCTTCAGTTGAACAAGATGGATGAAGCTATGGCATCGATTCAGGAAGCATTGAAGAATGATCCTGAAAATGCGGGAATTCTTTTGAGATCCGGTTACCTTAAAGAACAGTCAGGTGATGTAGAAGGCGCATTGGAAGATTACAAAAAATCCGTAGAAGTAGATCCTGAGTTCTACGACGGAAATTACTATACAGGGGCTCTTCTTTTGGATAAATCATTGAAAGTTCTGAATGAATTAAACGCACTGCCTGATGATGAGTGGGAAGCTAAATCTAAATCTATGACAGATGAAGCTAATGGGTATTATAAGGAAGCAGCTGTTTACTTTGAGAAGGCACTTGATATTAAGCCTGAGAATACTGAAGTGATGGCAATTCTGTTTCAAGTTCATACTCGTTTGAAAAACGAAGAAGAAGCGGAAAAATATAACAAGATGTTGATAGAGTTGAAAGGTGCAAACTGGCAAGACAATATGTAA
- the gyrA gene encoding DNA gyrase subunit A → MAQGENENIIPINIEEEMRGAYIDYSMSVIVSRALPDVRDGLKPVHRRILFGMQELGVLHNKPYKKSARIVGEVLGKYHPHGDSAVYETMVRMAQPWSLRYPLVDGQGNFGSVDGDNPAAMRYTEARLKRIAEELLVDINKETVDFQFNFDDSLKEPIVLPAKVPALLLNGASGIAVGMATNMAPHNLGEVIDGIVAYIDNNEITVAELMEHIIAPDFPTGGIIYGYNGVKAAFETGRGRVVMRGKANVEIKDGGNKEMIVITEIPYMVNKASMVEKTAALINEKKIDGISAIRDESDRSGMRIVYELKRDAISSVILNNLYKHTQLQTSFSVNNVALVKGRPQTLNLKDMIVHYVNHRHEVVIRRTEYELREAEKRAHILQGYLIALDHLDEVISLIRSSADPETARNGLMERFELSEIQARAILDMRLQRLTGMERDKIINEYQEIMALIEELKEILANEDKRMEIIKEELTEMKTRYADDRRTEIEHNAEDFSYEDMIPNEEVIITVSHEGYVKRTALTEYRTQGRGGVGSRGVSTKQDDFTEYLFTASTHNYLLIFTDKGKLFWLKTYAIPEGSKTSKGRPIQNLISIQQDDRIRSIIQVADLNDQDYLNNHFLVMVTKQGIIKKTTLEQYSRPRTNGIIALNIREDDQLVNVEMTNGSQHIVIAAKSGRAIHFNESAVRPMGRTATGVRAIRLNDEKDYVIGMVCASEEDATLLVVSEKGYGKRSNLDEYRITNRGGKGVKAMSVTEKTGPLVAIKEVVESDDLMIINKSGITIRISVDGLRVMGRATQGVRLIKIGENDEISSVEKISKEEEVEAIVEAALSEEENTTESPSTDESDEASDESTEINE, encoded by the coding sequence ATGGCTCAAGGAGAAAACGAGAACATCATACCCATTAACATTGAAGAGGAAATGCGTGGTGCCTACATCGATTATTCGATGTCGGTTATTGTTTCAAGAGCGCTTCCTGATGTCCGTGACGGACTGAAACCAGTACACCGCAGAATCCTTTTTGGGATGCAGGAACTGGGAGTATTACATAACAAACCTTATAAGAAATCTGCCAGAATCGTCGGTGAGGTACTTGGTAAGTATCACCCGCATGGTGATTCTGCCGTGTACGAAACGATGGTTCGTATGGCGCAGCCTTGGTCTTTGAGATATCCTTTGGTGGATGGTCAGGGTAACTTCGGCTCTGTGGATGGAGATAATCCTGCTGCGATGCGTTATACTGAGGCCAGACTGAAGCGGATTGCAGAGGAGCTTTTGGTGGATATCAACAAGGAAACAGTTGATTTCCAGTTCAATTTTGACGACTCACTCAAGGAACCGATTGTTTTGCCGGCGAAAGTACCTGCGCTTCTTCTGAATGGAGCTTCTGGTATCGCAGTAGGTATGGCGACGAATATGGCTCCCCATAATTTGGGTGAAGTAATTGACGGGATTGTAGCCTACATTGATAACAATGAGATCACCGTTGCTGAGTTGATGGAGCATATCATCGCTCCGGATTTTCCTACGGGCGGTATTATCTACGGATACAATGGAGTGAAGGCTGCCTTTGAAACCGGTAGAGGTAGAGTAGTGATGCGAGGAAAAGCCAATGTGGAAATCAAAGATGGTGGAAACAAGGAGATGATCGTCATCACAGAGATTCCCTATATGGTGAATAAAGCCAGTATGGTAGAGAAAACCGCGGCGTTGATCAACGAAAAGAAAATTGATGGGATCTCCGCCATTCGTGATGAATCTGACCGTTCAGGTATGCGGATTGTCTATGAATTGAAGCGGGATGCCATCTCCAGTGTAATCCTCAATAACCTTTACAAACACACTCAGTTACAGACTTCATTTTCAGTGAACAACGTAGCTTTGGTGAAAGGAAGACCTCAGACCCTGAATCTGAAGGACATGATCGTCCATTATGTCAATCACCGTCATGAGGTGGTGATCCGCAGAACTGAGTATGAATTGAGAGAAGCGGAGAAAAGAGCCCATATTCTACAGGGATACTTGATCGCACTAGATCATCTAGATGAGGTGATCTCCTTAATAAGAAGTTCAGCGGATCCAGAAACTGCCAGGAATGGGTTGATGGAGAGATTTGAGCTGAGTGAAATTCAGGCAAGAGCCATCCTCGATATGAGGTTGCAGCGACTGACCGGAATGGAACGTGACAAGATCATCAATGAGTATCAGGAGATCATGGCATTGATCGAAGAGCTCAAAGAAATCCTGGCCAACGAGGACAAAAGAATGGAGATCATCAAAGAGGAGCTTACAGAAATGAAGACCCGCTATGCTGATGACCGCAGAACTGAGATCGAGCATAATGCTGAAGATTTCAGTTATGAAGATATGATTCCAAATGAGGAAGTGATCATTACTGTCTCACACGAAGGATATGTGAAGCGGACTGCACTTACTGAATACAGAACCCAGGGAAGAGGTGGAGTAGGATCCAGGGGTGTGAGCACCAAGCAAGATGATTTTACAGAATATTTATTCACAGCATCAACACACAATTACCTGCTGATATTCACAGATAAAGGGAAATTATTCTGGCTGAAAACCTATGCTATCCCTGAAGGGTCAAAGACCTCCAAGGGAAGACCTATACAGAACCTGATCAGTATTCAGCAGGATGATAGAATACGTTCTATCATTCAGGTTGCGGATCTGAACGATCAGGACTATCTGAACAACCACTTCCTAGTGATGGTGACCAAGCAGGGGATTATCAAGAAGACTACGCTGGAGCAGTATAGCCGCCCTAGAACCAATGGTATCATCGCATTGAACATCCGTGAAGATGATCAATTGGTAAATGTGGAGATGACCAATGGCAGCCAGCATATTGTGATTGCGGCTAAATCCGGCAGAGCGATCCATTTCAATGAATCAGCAGTACGGCCAATGGGACGTACCGCCACCGGGGTACGGGCTATCAGGTTAAATGATGAAAAGGATTATGTGATTGGCATGGTATGTGCATCTGAGGAGGATGCGACTTTATTAGTAGTTTCTGAAAAGGGCTATGGTAAACGCTCCAATCTTGATGAGTATAGAATCACAAATCGTGGAGGTAAGGGAGTGAAAGCAATGAGTGTCACCGAGAAGACCGGGCCTTTGGTAGCAATCAAAGAAGTAGTGGAATCTGATGATTTGATGATTATCAATAAATCGGGAATTACCATTCGTATTTCTGTTGATGGGCTTCGTGTAATGGGAAGGGCTACTCAAGGAGTTCGCTTGATTAAAATCGGAGAAAATGACGAGATTTCTTCTGTGGAAAAAATCTCGAAAGAAGAAGAGGTGGAAGCTATAGTTGAAGCTGCCCTTTCTGAAGAAGAAAATACCACAGAATCACCTTCAACTGACGAGTCTGATGAAGCTTCAGATGAGTCAACAGAAATAAACGAATAA
- a CDS encoding S8 family serine peptidase, protein MFFLGELVGQDRYAVFYKYKPQTTLSLDQPSEFLSQKALGRRSREGVAADSLDLPVAQKYVDEVYEKSHYILYSSKWFNATIVVTDAERVKEILAFPFVDRVELVGRGFVPSPNARIGKKIYASASNKIFPPTSESARLLATNEEVYDFQNNLLGIDKMHEEGFTGKGVTIAVFDAGFPGADAASPLVHLQGSGQIVGTRDFVRPWNQNVYSDNQHGTNVLSLIASNEAGKLVAGAPDANFILAMTEEVATEYWVEEYNWVRAAEYADSLGTDIINSSVGYLDFDDPEMTYSLDDLDGQTTIIARGATIASNKGILVINSAGNYGPSESSLSSPSDARGILAIGSVNKELNVSSFSSRGPTGDGRTKPDLAAFGSGTALIRANGQVGYSNGTSFSAPQITALAAGLWEAKPEWTKDKLIESLLNSGTQADDPDNLLGYGIPNFFDALYGEILSVDDNEEVMAWNVYPNPLFGDELQIYFGNSLHADFILIDLNGRVLEHKTVERSSVKEPFSILLEGVKSGFYIIQMQDGSLIKQSKLVRQ, encoded by the coding sequence ATGTTTTTTCTGGGAGAACTAGTAGGACAGGACCGCTATGCGGTTTTCTATAAATACAAGCCCCAGACGACTTTATCACTTGATCAGCCCAGTGAGTTTTTAAGTCAAAAAGCACTGGGCCGTCGAAGTAGGGAAGGGGTGGCTGCAGATAGCCTGGATCTTCCTGTAGCGCAGAAATATGTGGACGAAGTATATGAGAAGTCCCATTATATTCTCTATTCCAGCAAATGGTTCAATGCAACAATTGTAGTCACAGATGCTGAGCGTGTGAAAGAAATTCTAGCTTTCCCCTTTGTAGATAGAGTGGAATTGGTGGGACGTGGTTTTGTCCCAAGTCCCAATGCGAGAATCGGAAAAAAGATATACGCTTCAGCAAGCAATAAAATTTTTCCACCCACTTCAGAAAGTGCCCGCCTCCTGGCTACTAATGAAGAGGTGTACGACTTTCAGAATAATCTGCTCGGTATAGATAAAATGCACGAGGAAGGTTTTACAGGGAAAGGCGTGACCATAGCGGTGTTTGACGCTGGTTTTCCGGGTGCCGATGCAGCCAGTCCTCTAGTCCATTTGCAAGGCAGCGGACAGATTGTCGGAACTAGGGATTTTGTGCGACCATGGAATCAAAATGTGTATTCCGACAATCAGCATGGTACCAATGTGCTTTCCCTCATTGCTTCAAACGAAGCCGGAAAGCTTGTTGCGGGGGCACCGGACGCCAATTTTATATTAGCGATGACTGAGGAGGTAGCCACTGAATATTGGGTGGAGGAATACAATTGGGTACGTGCGGCTGAGTATGCTGATAGTCTCGGTACTGATATAATTAATAGCTCAGTGGGATACCTGGATTTCGATGATCCGGAGATGACCTACTCTTTGGATGATCTGGATGGTCAGACCACCATAATTGCCAGAGGAGCGACGATAGCTAGTAACAAGGGGATTTTGGTCATAAACAGTGCCGGCAATTATGGCCCTTCAGAATCTTCTTTGAGTTCTCCATCGGATGCGAGAGGGATTCTGGCCATAGGGTCTGTGAATAAAGAGCTAAATGTTTCAAGTTTCAGTTCACGTGGCCCTACAGGAGATGGAAGGACAAAGCCTGACTTGGCAGCTTTCGGAAGTGGAACTGCTTTGATCCGTGCTAATGGGCAGGTGGGCTACTCCAACGGCACTTCGTTTTCAGCTCCACAGATTACTGCCTTGGCGGCAGGGCTCTGGGAAGCGAAGCCGGAGTGGACTAAGGATAAACTCATAGAGAGCCTATTGAACAGCGGTACACAAGCGGATGACCCGGACAACCTCTTGGGTTATGGGATTCCAAATTTCTTTGATGCGCTCTATGGAGAGATACTTAGTGTCGATGACAATGAGGAAGTGATGGCATGGAACGTTTATCCTAACCCTTTATTTGGAGATGAACTTCAGATTTACTTTGGTAATAGTTTACATGCGGATTTTATACTTATTGATCTGAATGGACGTGTTTTAGAACATAAAACGGTGGAAAGATCCAGCGTCAAAGAGCCTTTCAGCATTCTGTTGGAAGGAGTGAAGTCAGGGTTTTATATAATCCAGATGCAGGATGGATCGTTGATCAAACAGAGTAAATTAGTAAGGCAGTAG
- a CDS encoding acyloxyacyl hydrolase yields the protein MRLRKIFILGLFFSAICSFQVEAQSKKFIEVSYDRGPIIGNNKDWASELIDMIDYSGVDLRFGWRSGKNTYYNYINRFPSYGLGFTSAVNYYKEIGRPMGVYAFGEFPFGKNDFNRKLNFSYFAQIGLGFNMNPYHPDNNPLNGFVGTSVNAHVHFGLKAAYKVSDSYELFTSIGTKHYSNGSYKKPNAGINFIPIAVGLKMNLDKAEFHPGIKPDFPPLEKRGYWNIAAYTGMKSYEIGEKAYFRGGLGVNYLWELSYKYRGGIGIDWFYGAGARDRYPEEDIAFTDVNSFAVVGSWEWKLTENLYMPIAIGVYLSKAHYNQETTGFYERIGVRYRMDNNIFAGVQIKAHKAKADFFEFTFGYTIPGKVRKVVVR from the coding sequence ATGCGATTGCGAAAAATATTCATTTTAGGCCTCTTTTTTTCAGCGATATGTTCTTTTCAAGTTGAAGCCCAGTCGAAAAAATTCATCGAGGTCTCCTATGACAGAGGGCCAATAATCGGAAATAACAAGGATTGGGCGAGTGAGCTTATTGATATGATCGATTACTCAGGAGTTGACCTGAGGTTTGGATGGAGAAGCGGCAAGAATACTTATTACAATTACATCAATCGCTTCCCGAGCTATGGCTTAGGTTTCACTTCAGCAGTAAATTATTACAAGGAAATCGGACGACCTATGGGAGTCTATGCCTTTGGAGAGTTCCCTTTCGGAAAGAATGATTTCAACAGAAAACTGAATTTCAGTTATTTTGCCCAAATAGGCCTTGGCTTTAACATGAATCCATATCATCCTGACAACAATCCATTGAATGGTTTTGTAGGAACTTCAGTAAATGCCCACGTTCATTTTGGTTTAAAAGCTGCGTATAAGGTTTCTGATAGCTATGAACTATTCACCTCTATAGGTACCAAGCATTATTCTAATGGCTCTTATAAAAAGCCAAATGCAGGGATAAACTTTATTCCAATAGCTGTCGGCCTGAAAATGAACCTGGACAAGGCCGAATTCCATCCAGGGATTAAACCTGATTTTCCACCATTGGAAAAAAGGGGGTATTGGAATATTGCGGCTTATACAGGGATGAAAAGTTATGAAATAGGTGAGAAAGCCTATTTCCGAGGGGGACTGGGAGTAAATTACTTATGGGAGCTTTCTTACAAATATAGAGGCGGAATAGGTATAGATTGGTTTTACGGTGCCGGGGCCCGGGATCGCTATCCAGAAGAGGATATCGCTTTCACAGATGTAAATTCCTTTGCTGTGGTGGGGTCATGGGAATGGAAACTTACAGAAAACTTATATATGCCTATCGCAATAGGGGTTTACTTAAGTAAAGCGCACTACAATCAGGAGACGACCGGCTTCTATGAGCGAATAGGAGTACGCTATAGAATGGATAACAATATATTTGCCGGGGTACAGATCAAAGCCCATAAAGCTAAAGCAGACTTTTTTGAGTTTACCTTTGGCTATACCATTCCTGGAAAGGTAAGAAAAGTGGTTGTGCGTTAA
- a CDS encoding PIG-L family deacetylase has product MTKPILHSCLAFFSLVLTSLCSIAQSLPTSVLYHQLLQLKETKRVLYIAAHPDDENTQLISALSNGEQVQVAYLSLTRGDGGQNLLGKELGIELGQIRTQELLRARETDGGRQYFTRAIDFGYSKHPDETLQNWDKQSVLSDVVWVVRNFQPDIIITRFNTVPGGGNHGHHTTSAILAEEAFDLAADPSAFPDQLQFVSPWQTKRIFWNTYNFGGDFVPLESERYAVIQVGEYNSLLGKTYSQIAADSRTMHKSQGFGATPRIGAGMDYLQLIKGEPFDVSAFENIPSRWKEVDGGTEIEALLQQLLEKFDFKNPLINLKALMEIRSKLGAVTSEAPWLTEKSKRLDHFIFNLLGLKMEFVTNKELGFSGEDIQAQLVVNNPSRILLTDVSLELFDEKYTGIKKVSANNEPIYVLVDFSVSESVPLSQPYWLINPIADALYDVKDQTMIGKPSNEVSIEGNLTFRINEQEFKTTLPLEYKYNDQVDGEVKQPFTIVPEIDLEVSEHHVFLLPGVDPVVSIAVNFKDQIQEGELTFKNLKKSEFEILGVEDDLSQKKKIYRVSFRLNKNEQREAVAQFTTSEGTTYDQVTNRISYKHIPNLTYFSPASINVIQEEWKVSGGKIGYIMGAGDDVPSVLTSLGYQVSTITDFSLVNLSQFKSIVVGIRAYNTNKKLVENQQNLLTYVENGGNVVVQYNVVSPLLTKNFGPYPFSISRGRVTVEDSPFEADWDHTVLSSPNKITEKDFGNWVQERGLYFVTDIAPGYSNPITFQDPGEKPQPGSLIYTQYGKGTYIYTGISFFRELPAGVPGAIKLFINLIEQ; this is encoded by the coding sequence ATGACCAAACCTATTTTGCACAGCTGCTTAGCTTTCTTTTCGCTGGTGCTAACCAGTCTTTGTAGTATTGCCCAATCCCTCCCAACATCCGTCCTGTACCATCAGCTACTCCAGCTAAAAGAGACCAAAAGAGTGTTATACATTGCTGCCCATCCGGACGATGAAAACACCCAACTTATATCAGCACTCAGCAATGGGGAACAGGTGCAAGTAGCTTATCTGAGCCTGACGAGAGGCGATGGTGGACAGAATTTACTTGGAAAAGAATTGGGAATAGAACTGGGGCAAATCAGAACCCAGGAACTACTGCGTGCCAGGGAGACAGATGGGGGAAGGCAGTATTTTACCCGCGCTATAGATTTTGGCTATTCCAAGCACCCAGATGAGACACTGCAGAATTGGGACAAACAAAGCGTGCTTTCGGATGTAGTTTGGGTAGTTAGAAACTTCCAGCCTGATATTATTATCACACGGTTCAATACCGTGCCGGGCGGAGGAAACCACGGTCATCATACTACTTCCGCTATATTGGCTGAAGAAGCATTTGATCTTGCCGCTGATCCTAGCGCTTTTCCTGATCAATTGCAATTTGTATCCCCATGGCAGACGAAACGGATCTTCTGGAATACCTATAATTTTGGAGGGGATTTCGTGCCGCTGGAATCTGAGAGGTATGCTGTGATCCAAGTAGGAGAGTACAATAGCCTGCTGGGCAAAACCTATAGCCAAATAGCAGCGGATAGCCGAACTATGCATAAGTCGCAGGGCTTTGGAGCAACTCCCAGGATAGGTGCAGGTATGGATTACCTGCAACTTATCAAAGGGGAGCCATTTGATGTATCGGCGTTTGAGAATATCCCCAGTAGATGGAAAGAGGTAGATGGTGGAACTGAAATAGAAGCTTTGCTTCAACAACTGTTAGAGAAGTTTGACTTTAAGAATCCTCTTATCAATCTGAAAGCGTTGATGGAAATCCGGTCAAAACTTGGAGCAGTCACTTCAGAAGCTCCATGGTTGACTGAAAAGTCCAAGAGGCTTGACCACTTTATCTTCAACTTATTGGGGCTTAAAATGGAATTCGTCACCAATAAAGAGCTTGGCTTCTCCGGTGAAGATATTCAGGCTCAGCTGGTGGTCAATAATCCTTCCCGTATTTTGCTGACAGATGTTTCATTAGAGTTGTTTGATGAAAAATATACTGGTATAAAGAAGGTATCGGCAAACAATGAGCCCATCTATGTACTTGTGGATTTTAGTGTTTCCGAATCTGTACCCTTGTCTCAACCGTATTGGTTGATAAATCCTATTGCTGATGCTCTCTATGATGTGAAAGATCAGACCATGATCGGAAAACCTTCTAACGAGGTGAGTATAGAAGGGAATCTCACTTTCAGGATTAATGAACAGGAATTCAAGACCACCCTTCCATTGGAGTACAAGTACAATGACCAGGTAGATGGTGAAGTAAAGCAACCTTTCACGATTGTTCCGGAAATAGACCTTGAAGTGTCGGAGCATCACGTCTTTTTACTACCAGGAGTAGACCCGGTAGTCTCTATTGCGGTCAATTTTAAAGACCAAATTCAGGAAGGAGAACTTACTTTTAAAAACCTCAAAAAATCGGAATTTGAGATTTTGGGTGTGGAGGATGATCTCAGTCAGAAGAAAAAAATATATAGAGTATCCTTTAGGCTGAACAAAAACGAACAGCGGGAAGCAGTAGCTCAGTTTACAACTTCTGAAGGGACTACTTACGATCAGGTAACGAATAGGATTTCCTATAAGCATATTCCCAATCTTACCTATTTTTCACCGGCTTCAATCAATGTCATACAAGAGGAATGGAAGGTTTCGGGCGGTAAAATAGGATATATCATGGGAGCTGGAGATGATGTGCCATCGGTGCTTACTTCACTGGGATATCAGGTTTCGACTATCACCGATTTTTCTCTGGTAAACCTCTCACAATTTAAAAGTATTGTAGTGGGAATCAGGGCTTATAATACCAATAAGAAACTTGTTGAAAACCAACAAAATTTATTGACGTATGTAGAGAACGGTGGTAATGTGGTGGTTCAATATAACGTAGTCAGTCCCTTACTTACTAAAAATTTTGGGCCTTACCCGTTTTCTATCAGTAGAGGCAGGGTAACCGTAGAAGATTCTCCATTCGAGGCCGACTGGGATCATACAGTGCTATCCAGTCCAAATAAAATCACTGAAAAGGATTTTGGTAACTGGGTTCAGGAAAGAGGGCTTTATTTTGTGACAGATATCGCCCCGGGATATTCCAATCCCATTACGTTTCAGGATCCGGGAGAAAAACCTCAGCCTGGCTCATTGATCTATACCCAATATGGCAAGGGTACATATATTTATACAGGGATTTCATTCTTTAGGGAATTGCCCGCAGGAGTGCCAGGAGCAATTAAATTATTCATCAACCTGATCGAGCAGTAA
- the rpe gene encoding ribulose-phosphate 3-epimerase, which produces MSPLIAPSILAADFANIQKEVEMLNASQADYIHVDIMDGVFVPNISFGLPVTEAINRHAKKPLDVHLMIVNPDNYLQAFRNAGAEVISVHYEACTHLHRTLQAISGLGAKAGVAINPHTPVELLSDVIQNIDMVCMMSVNPGFGGQKFIENTYSKISRLKDLILAKGASTKIEIDGGVTLQNAPQLLAAGADVLVAGSFVFNSQDPLDTIRELKAVTLV; this is translated from the coding sequence ATGTCACCATTAATAGCCCCTTCGATCCTTGCGGCTGATTTTGCCAATATTCAAAAAGAAGTAGAAATGCTCAATGCATCCCAAGCTGATTATATCCACGTGGATATAATGGATGGAGTGTTTGTGCCCAATATTTCTTTTGGATTGCCGGTGACAGAAGCAATAAATCGGCACGCAAAAAAACCGTTGGATGTCCATCTGATGATCGTAAACCCGGATAATTATTTGCAGGCATTCAGAAATGCTGGTGCGGAAGTGATCTCTGTACACTATGAAGCTTGTACGCATTTACACAGAACTTTGCAAGCAATCAGCGGCCTTGGCGCTAAAGCGGGTGTGGCAATAAATCCCCACACACCTGTGGAATTATTGTCCGATGTCATCCAAAATATAGACATGGTCTGTATGATGTCTGTGAATCCCGGTTTTGGGGGACAGAAATTTATAGAAAACACCTATTCCAAAATTTCCCGGTTAAAAGACTTGATTTTGGCTAAAGGTGCTAGCACCAAAATTGAGATTGACGGAGGAGTAACCCTACAGAATGCGCCTCAATTGCTTGCTGCGGGGGCTGATGTATTAGTGGCGGGCAGTTTTGTGTTCAATTCCCAGGATCCTCTAGATACTATCAGGGAATTAAAAGCGGTCACCTTAGTCTGA